A region of Ferruginibacter albus DNA encodes the following proteins:
- a CDS encoding acyltransferase family protein, which yields MTKPGRLTWIDYARGIAIILVLYRHVFEGIKASGISVEKYISLEHANIMFFSFRMPLFFIVSGIFVAGSLAKRGLADFAVTKVKTILYPYFLWGGLQITLQLVFSKYVNAQRSPVDYLYLLYLPRKVEQFWYLYALFNVSVIYAFVKAKFKLTAFQNIIIGAILFYVSSIIYVFHYGAALGFVLDILHYYLFFAIGDAISSFMNDRKNFHWFESWKTLLVLLVPFIISQVYFLHQSISYAMQDNDTRYESFEYKEPLVYILIAMIGCAFIACIAFMLQKSKTLNWLQFLGRHSLYIYVSHVIVFASLRVVLTKALHIYNVPVLLLSGIIAGGIVPILLYQLSKRLNMDWLFSLERSPSLRLAHKADK from the coding sequence ATGACAAAACCCGGAAGGTTGACGTGGATAGATTATGCAAGGGGTATTGCCATTATACTGGTATTGTATCGTCATGTGTTTGAAGGGATCAAAGCATCAGGCATTTCGGTTGAAAAATATATTTCGTTGGAACATGCCAATATTATGTTTTTTAGTTTTAGGATGCCTTTGTTTTTTATCGTTTCGGGAATTTTTGTTGCGGGTAGTTTGGCAAAAAGAGGGCTGGCGGATTTTGCTGTCACTAAAGTAAAAACAATTTTGTACCCCTATTTTTTATGGGGTGGTTTACAGATTACGTTGCAATTGGTGTTTTCAAAGTATGTAAATGCTCAGCGCTCTCCGGTTGATTATCTGTACTTACTTTACCTGCCACGTAAAGTAGAACAGTTCTGGTATTTGTATGCGTTGTTTAATGTAAGTGTTATATACGCTTTTGTTAAAGCAAAATTTAAACTAACTGCTTTTCAAAATATAATCATTGGCGCCATACTGTTTTATGTATCATCCATTATTTATGTATTTCATTATGGGGCAGCCTTAGGATTTGTGTTAGACATACTGCATTACTATTTATTTTTTGCAATTGGGGATGCTATCAGTAGCTTTATGAACGACAGAAAGAATTTTCATTGGTTTGAATCCTGGAAAACCTTGTTGGTATTACTTGTTCCTTTCATTATTTCGCAAGTGTATTTTTTGCATCAAAGTATTTCTTATGCAATGCAGGATAATGACACACGCTATGAGTCTTTTGAATACAAAGAGCCCTTGGTTTATATTTTAATTGCAATGATAGGATGCGCCTTTATTGCCTGCATTGCTTTTATGCTGCAAAAAAGTAAAACGCTTAATTGGTTGCAATTTTTAGGAAGACACTCACTTTATATTTATGTATCGCATGTAATAGTATTTGCATCGTTACGGGTAGTGCTTACCAAAGCATTGCATATATATAATGTACCGGTGTTATTGTTGTCGGGTATAATTGCGGGAGGTATAGTTCCCATTTTATTATACCAATTGTCTAAACGATTAAATATGGATTGGTTGTTCAGTCTTGAAAGATCACCTTCGTTACGATTAGCACATAAAGCTGATAAATAG
- a CDS encoding O-antigen ligase family protein encodes MASNIDYTKPRFWRWMRKEIFRKKLTSPLANIVLVLIAVAFGFFAAKDLIVLNFGLTFAIAGLAIVYCCIFQPLIGFYLMSTIAFFIFYPSHLLRKDLPITPGVEVLVVFVFLGTVLKARKERKKENKLFKTPVSIGLTITFIYIFLEVINPNISGMGLGGWVSTFKRFVFLTFIYVVTYRLLDTPAKLKFYLKYWIILSFIGGLYGCFQQWFGYLPPEMDYITAKPEEFALMNQGGLLRKFSFFSDVVSFGILSGSMAVLTLILGVNTPNKKYKYILFFFTLILMMGMAYSGTRTALIILPAGLALYGMMTVRNKTTLLTLFVSVLLIAAVLFAPVTNSTLYRIRTIFDSKEESMNVRDRNRHNIQPYIYANPFGGGLSTSGIEGKRFYPAHPLAGFPPDSGLLKAALETGWLGLAITIIFDLLILYQGIWYHSRIRNPEYGAYVAAIVCTLFPIIVSQYSQVAIGQIPGAIFFYGALTLIQRLMEFDLAEQKN; translated from the coding sequence TTGGCAAGTAATATCGATTATACAAAACCTCGTTTTTGGCGGTGGATGCGTAAAGAGATCTTCCGGAAAAAATTAACATCGCCATTGGCAAACATAGTGCTTGTTCTTATTGCTGTTGCGTTTGGATTTTTTGCAGCAAAAGACCTGATAGTTTTAAATTTTGGTTTAACGTTTGCCATTGCAGGATTGGCTATTGTTTATTGTTGCATCTTTCAACCGTTGATCGGGTTTTACCTGATGTCAACAATTGCTTTTTTTATTTTTTATCCCAGCCATTTATTAAGGAAGGATCTGCCTATCACGCCGGGTGTGGAAGTATTGGTAGTGTTTGTGTTTTTAGGAACGGTATTAAAAGCCCGTAAAGAACGTAAAAAAGAAAATAAGCTGTTTAAAACGCCTGTATCTATTGGCTTAACCATTACATTCATTTATATTTTTTTAGAAGTGATCAATCCCAATATTTCCGGTATGGGATTAGGTGGCTGGGTCTCTACGTTTAAAAGGTTTGTTTTTCTAACATTCATATATGTTGTTACCTATCGACTATTAGATACGCCGGCCAAACTCAAATTCTATTTAAAGTATTGGATAATACTTTCATTTATTGGCGGCTTATACGGTTGTTTTCAACAGTGGTTTGGGTATTTGCCACCTGAAATGGATTACATTACGGCTAAGCCGGAAGAGTTTGCGTTGATGAATCAGGGAGGATTGTTACGGAAATTTTCTTTCTTTTCCGATGTGGTTTCGTTTGGAATATTGTCGGGTTCAATGGCAGTTTTAACATTGATACTAGGCGTTAATACTCCGAACAAAAAATATAAGTACATTTTATTTTTCTTTACACTGATATTGATGATGGGCATGGCTTATTCCGGTACCCGTACTGCATTAATCATATTACCCGCAGGATTGGCCTTATATGGAATGATGACGGTAAGAAACAAAACAACCTTGCTTACTTTATTCGTTTCGGTATTATTGATAGCTGCCGTGTTGTTTGCGCCCGTAACTAATTCTACATTGTATCGCATTCGAACCATATTCGATTCTAAAGAAGAATCAATGAACGTACGTGATCGAAACAGGCATAATATTCAACCCTATATTTATGCAAATCCTTTTGGCGGTGGTTTAAGTACAAGCGGCATAGAAGGTAAACGTTTTTATCCTGCCCATCCTTTGGCCGGTTTTCCTCCGGACAGTGGTTTGTTGAAAGCGGCGCTGGAAACGGGTTGGCTTGGATTGGCGATAACCATCATTTTTGATTTATTAATTCTTTACCAGGGAATATGGTATCATTCCAGGATACGAAATCCTGAATACGGAGCATATGTTGCAGCTATTGTATGTACGTTGTTTCCCATTATCGTTTCGCAATACTCGCAGGTCGCCATCGGGCAAATTCCCGGAGCAATATTTTTTTATGGAGCACTGACTTTAATACAACGCTTAATGGAGTTTGATCTGGCAGAACAGAAAAATTAA
- a CDS encoding sensor histidine kinase gives MQYENTFKRFFIRNSYILVAAAWLITISFIIDNYWSGNSSLNIVQKNLTNYINKSEIDFDALSGNRETINKIINKQYDENFLQGLIDKKYFLFVYKQEADNNRYKLFFWNTQVTEPPNTIIYDTSKSGFAQLVNGYYVWRKTNINDYLLIALTPVKWNYSIPNEYLENSFIIGKELSNEYDISLEPTHTAVRSVDGSTLFYLNQKRISAIEYNNSIAIVLRLLGWGLLLLFIHLTAIYLVQTNFLRGVLFLITAVTLFRILGYYFSIPLNFRQFELFDPTVYGYNAIFRSLGDLLINALLFLWVILFIRYYIQEKKIRIRVQRSEAKWTILIIGAILLILCTLLAGNLVRSMVSDSQISFDVVNFFTLNIYSVLGFVILGCVAIGYFFSSQIIIYLLRPLFLKNILLTLSLIAFAGLAVLTIRMSTHTVGFEMSLLAWLLLYVLLSVNRAFLLDTYHIISSRLIFWLFFFSMAITIVIIIENDKKETENRKSYAETLSLKADPSTERLMNSVLTDFSSGVLAPLFNKLKNDSASNRSLKDSLLNENVTGYLNKYDTRIYTFDDDERSLFNQDSTTYNTLSTILKSQGKTTGIPDLYYYDVSYDKFSYISKKEITDTTGSLLGYVFILTTPKKYKTDALYPELFLKGYNNSIENSPVYSYAVYNNLRLVNSHNDYPFSLQLSPSQIPKNDFENFRNKGYDELWYNAGGGRVVIIAKEDNFSIEAITLFSYLFCSFLVIAAVFWLLSFCARTRLRWKNIRVTWQLSIRSQVHGIIIFISLLSFVVIGVATILFFISRYHNNNQEKLSETIQVLSNEVKNSVSEMNLADSNSKMYESIYRQKLEQDITRISEVNSVDVNLYDIDGTLEVSSLPLPYSKGIVSTKMDPVSYYHLSKLKEIQFFKEETIGSLKYLSNYIPVIDKNGVVFAYLNIPYFTSQTKLRQEISNFLVAIINLNAFIFLIAGLVALVITNRITRSFSFISNKMKEINLGEVNEEIKWNRNDEIGGLVKEYNKMVAKLDERAAALAKSEREGAWREMARQVAHEIKNPLTPMKLSLQYLQRAIDGNSPDVKTLSSSVAKTLVEQIDHLSQIAGEFSLFANIGNPKNEVFDLNESLKQLTRLHSIEENLQLDWEPLSEPVMINADKTQINRLFTNLIQNGIQAVPAHRTPHIQVSEQLIDSKILVMVKDNGTGIDETLQANIFTPNFTTKTSGAGLGLAMCKGIVEHNRGRIWFETQKEKGTTFFVELPLAED, from the coding sequence TTGCAATACGAAAATACTTTCAAACGGTTCTTTATTCGCAACAGTTATATACTGGTGGCAGCTGCATGGCTGATCACTATCTCGTTCATTATTGATAATTACTGGTCGGGGAATTCGTCATTGAACATAGTGCAAAAAAATCTGACCAATTATATTAATAAAAGTGAGATCGATTTTGATGCATTAAGCGGGAACAGGGAAACGATCAATAAAATAATCAATAAGCAATATGATGAAAATTTCCTGCAAGGATTAATTGATAAAAAATACTTTCTATTTGTTTATAAACAGGAAGCCGATAATAACAGGTATAAACTTTTTTTCTGGAACACGCAGGTAACAGAACCTCCCAACACTATTATATATGATACTTCTAAAAGCGGGTTTGCGCAATTGGTCAATGGCTATTATGTTTGGCGTAAGACAAATATTAATGATTATCTACTGATAGCATTAACGCCTGTAAAATGGAATTATTCAATTCCTAACGAGTATTTAGAGAATTCGTTTATCATCGGCAAAGAGCTTAGCAATGAATATGATATTTCTTTAGAACCTACTCACACTGCAGTTAGATCTGTTGATGGCAGCACATTGTTTTATCTTAATCAAAAAAGGATCAGTGCTATTGAGTATAATAACTCTATCGCGATCGTACTTCGTTTGTTAGGTTGGGGATTGCTGTTGTTATTCATTCATCTGACTGCCATTTATTTGGTGCAAACCAATTTTCTTCGTGGTGTTTTGTTTTTGATAACTGCTGTTACATTATTCAGGATATTAGGTTATTATTTTTCTATACCTCTTAACTTTCGGCAGTTTGAATTATTCGATCCTACTGTTTATGGATACAATGCTATTTTCAGGTCTTTAGGCGACTTGCTGATCAACGCTTTATTGTTTCTGTGGGTAATTCTTTTTATTAGATATTATATACAGGAGAAAAAAATACGGATAAGAGTACAGCGATCTGAAGCTAAATGGACAATACTGATAATAGGGGCAATATTATTGATATTATGCACTTTGTTGGCTGGAAATTTAGTGCGATCAATGGTTTCGGATTCACAAATCTCTTTTGATGTTGTTAACTTTTTTACACTTAATATTTACAGTGTATTGGGTTTTGTTATTTTAGGATGTGTGGCTATCGGCTATTTTTTTTCGAGCCAGATCATTATTTATTTATTGCGTCCTTTATTTCTGAAAAATATTTTATTGACGCTTTCCCTGATCGCATTTGCAGGATTGGCTGTATTGACCATCCGAATGAGCACACATACAGTTGGTTTTGAAATGTCCTTACTGGCGTGGCTTTTGTTATATGTATTATTGTCCGTGAACAGAGCTTTTTTATTGGATACCTACCATATAATCTCATCCAGACTTATTTTTTGGCTCTTCTTTTTTTCAATGGCCATTACTATTGTTATCATTATTGAAAATGATAAAAAAGAAACAGAGAACAGGAAAAGTTACGCAGAAACCCTTTCTTTAAAAGCCGACCCCTCTACCGAAAGGCTAATGAATAGCGTATTGACAGATTTTAGCAGTGGTGTGTTGGCTCCTCTTTTCAATAAGCTAAAAAATGATTCTGCCAGTAACCGGTCATTAAAAGATAGTTTACTGAATGAAAATGTTACAGGCTATCTCAATAAATACGATACACGTATCTATACTTTTGATGATGATGAACGGTCTTTATTTAACCAGGATTCCACTACGTACAATACGCTGTCTACTATTCTAAAGTCACAGGGAAAAACTACCGGAATCCCTGATCTATACTATTATGATGTATCCTATGATAAGTTTAGTTATATAAGTAAAAAAGAAATTACAGATACAACAGGTAGTTTGCTGGGGTACGTATTTATTTTAACTACTCCGAAAAAATATAAAACCGATGCATTATATCCCGAACTGTTTTTAAAAGGATACAATAACTCAATTGAAAATTCTCCGGTTTATTCTTATGCAGTTTATAATAATTTAAGGTTGGTAAATAGTCATAATGATTATCCTTTCTCATTGCAATTATCACCTTCACAAATACCTAAGAATGATTTTGAAAATTTTAGAAATAAAGGATACGATGAACTATGGTATAACGCCGGTGGAGGCAGGGTGGTAATTATTGCAAAAGAAGATAACTTTTCTATTGAAGCCATTACTTTGTTTTCTTATCTCTTTTGTTCGTTTCTTGTGATCGCTGCTGTGTTCTGGTTGCTTAGTTTTTGCGCCCGCACCCGTTTGCGATGGAAAAATATTCGTGTTACATGGCAGTTAAGCATACGCAGCCAGGTGCATGGCATTATCATTTTCATAAGCTTGTTATCATTTGTGGTAATTGGTGTTGCAACCATATTGTTTTTCATCAGCCGTTATCATAACAACAACCAGGAAAAGCTGAGTGAAACTATACAGGTATTAAGCAATGAAGTAAAAAACTCTGTTAGTGAAATGAACCTGGCAGACAGCAATTCCAAAATGTATGAAAGTATTTATCGGCAAAAGCTGGAACAGGATATTACAAGAATATCAGAAGTAAATTCTGTAGATGTTAATTTGTATGATATAGATGGTACATTGGAAGTGTCTTCTTTGCCGCTGCCATACAGCAAGGGAATTGTGAGTACTAAAATGGATCCAGTTTCTTACTATCATTTGAGTAAGTTGAAGGAGATACAGTTCTTTAAAGAAGAAACGATTGGCTCCTTAAAATATTTGAGTAATTACATACCAGTAATTGATAAGAACGGTGTGGTGTTTGCGTATTTGAACATTCCTTATTTCACTTCACAAACAAAATTGCGGCAAGAGATATCCAATTTTCTGGTTGCTATTATAAACCTGAATGCATTTATATTTTTAATAGCAGGTCTAGTAGCTTTAGTGATCACTAACCGCATTACCCGATCGTTTTCTTTTATCAGCAATAAAATGAAAGAAATTAACCTGGGAGAAGTGAATGAAGAAATAAAGTGGAACCGTAATGATGAAATAGGCGGGCTGGTAAAAGAATACAATAAAATGGTTGCAAAGCTGGATGAACGTGCAGCAGCGTTGGCAAAAAGTGAACGGGAAGGTGCGTGGAGGGAAATGGCAAGACAGGTGGCACATGAAATAAAAAATCCATTAACGCCAATGAAGCTGAGCTTGCAATATTTGCAAAGAGCTATCGACGGCAATTCTCCTGATGTGAAAACATTAAGCAGCAGTGTAGCAAAAACACTGGTGGAACAAATAGATCATTTAAGCCAGATAGCGGGAGAGTTTTCTTTGTTTGCCAATATTGGCAATCCTAAGAATGAAGTGTTTGATCTGAACGAATCATTGAAACAGCTTACCCGCTTACATTCTATTGAAGAAAATTTGCAGTTGGATTGGGAACCATTGTCAGAGCCCGTGATGATAAATGCTGATAAAACACAGATCAATCGCCTGTTTACAAATCTTATTCAAAACGGAATACAAGCAGTACCGGCACATCGTACTCCACATATACAGGTTTCGGAACAGCTCATTGATTCAAAAATTTTAGTGATGGTGAAAGACAATGGTACCGGCATTGACGAAACCCTGCAGGCAAATATTTTTACTCCCAACTTCACTACTAAAACTTCCGGCGCCGGCTTAGGATTGGCGATGTGTAAAGGAATTGTTGAACATAACAGGGGGCGTATTTGGTTTGAAACACAAAAAGAAAAAGGCACTACTTTCTTTGTTGAGCTGCCATTGGCTGAAGATTAA
- the mazG gene encoding nucleoside triphosphate pyrophosphohydrolase encodes MSANAVAFERLVSIMNDLREKCPWDKKQTIQSLRQLTIEETYELTDAITEGDWKGIKEELGDILLHIVFYSKIGAEQNQFTLDEMINGVCEKLITRHPHIYGDVKVETDEDVSKNWEKIKLKEGKKSILSGVPKSLPAMVKAMRLQEKSKQVGFEWENKEQVWKKVEEENNELLEAIATGDKNKMEDELGDVFFSLVNFARFLQLDAENALERTNKKFINRFTKMEEEVTASGKTLQQLTLWEMDEIWNKVKKS; translated from the coding sequence ATGTCAGCAAATGCAGTTGCCTTTGAGCGGTTGGTATCAATTATGAATGACTTGCGGGAAAAATGTCCATGGGATAAGAAACAGACCATTCAATCGTTACGCCAATTGACCATTGAAGAAACATATGAATTAACAGACGCTATTACAGAAGGAGATTGGAAGGGGATCAAAGAAGAGCTTGGCGATATTTTACTGCATATCGTTTTTTACTCTAAAATAGGGGCAGAGCAAAATCAATTTACATTAGATGAAATGATAAATGGCGTTTGCGAAAAATTAATAACAAGGCATCCGCATATTTATGGCGATGTAAAAGTTGAAACCGATGAAGATGTTTCTAAAAACTGGGAAAAAATAAAATTAAAAGAAGGGAAAAAATCCATTTTAAGCGGCGTGCCCAAATCATTGCCGGCAATGGTAAAAGCCATGCGTTTACAGGAAAAATCAAAGCAGGTTGGTTTTGAGTGGGAGAATAAAGAACAGGTTTGGAAAAAAGTAGAAGAAGAAAATAATGAGCTTTTGGAAGCTATAGCTACAGGAGATAAAAATAAAATGGAAGATGAATTGGGTGATGTGTTTTTTTCGCTGGTGAATTTTGCAAGGTTTTTGCAATTGGATGCAGAAAATGCTTTGGAACGGACGAATAAAAAATTTATCAACCGCTTTACAAAAATGGAAGAAGAGGTTACTGCTTCGGGAAAAACGTTACAGCAACTAACCTTATGGGAAATGGATGAAATATGGAATAAGGTTAAGAAAAGTTAA
- a CDS encoding oligosaccharide flippase family protein, which yields MSVSKKYEGWLASGFYNGLKNFSTPLFGLLSTMLLARRALTVEENGVWGLFLTVTAFIDTIRQGLIKNSLVKFINYSESHEHTDVLSAAFYLNAVITIVIAVLLFFFNVQIATWLKMPGLAPMMHTYEIGLLLLIPFMHFESIIYGKLLYKGLFWTYLVRQGVPLLLIAILYYSNNHITLNLLVWLFNLGILFSAIVAYFTVKSSLSHSLVYSKKWVSKIWHFGKFAFGTGLSNMAFRNADQFLLSSILGNKILNAYQNMALRIINLADTPSQVLADILFPKSSKSDTSNNPERIKYYYEKTVGATLSFVLPAVIFIILFPKLFLAVLCGSKYYGAAPYLQLASISVVFLAFIKYYGVIIDSTGKPAVNCLTTTIIALIQIGLCIFFIKNFALMGAAYALLITHVIGFIMTQYILRRSFNINFLNCFKYAFDFYPELFKIVLEKIGFKPKLVKQHATEE from the coding sequence ATGTCAGTATCAAAAAAATATGAAGGGTGGTTAGCGTCCGGGTTTTACAATGGGTTGAAAAATTTTTCAACGCCGTTATTCGGCTTGTTAAGCACTATGTTGTTGGCACGCCGTGCTCTTACTGTAGAAGAAAACGGCGTATGGGGTTTGTTTTTAACAGTTACTGCATTTATAGATACTATCCGGCAGGGCTTAATAAAGAACTCCCTTGTTAAATTTATTAATTACAGCGAATCGCACGAACATACAGATGTATTGTCTGCTGCATTTTATTTGAATGCAGTCATTACAATTGTTATTGCCGTGCTACTGTTCTTTTTTAATGTACAAATAGCTACCTGGCTAAAAATGCCGGGACTGGCGCCAATGATGCATACATATGAGATCGGATTGCTGCTGCTGATTCCATTTATGCATTTTGAATCTATTATCTATGGTAAGCTATTGTATAAAGGGCTTTTTTGGACATACCTTGTACGGCAAGGTGTTCCTTTGTTGCTGATCGCAATTCTTTATTACTCAAACAATCATATAACATTAAACTTACTAGTTTGGCTTTTTAACCTTGGTATTTTATTCAGCGCTATTGTTGCCTATTTTACGGTAAAATCTTCTTTAAGTCATTCGCTCGTTTATTCAAAAAAGTGGGTAAGTAAGATATGGCATTTTGGAAAATTTGCTTTTGGCACAGGGTTAAGCAATATGGCTTTTCGTAATGCTGATCAATTTCTGCTTTCATCTATATTGGGAAATAAGATATTGAATGCATATCAAAATATGGCATTGCGTATAATTAATTTGGCTGATACTCCTTCGCAGGTATTGGCGGATATTCTTTTTCCCAAAAGCTCAAAGAGTGATACCAGTAACAATCCTGAAAGAATAAAATACTATTATGAAAAAACAGTAGGCGCTACGCTTAGCTTTGTATTGCCCGCTGTGATCTTTATCATATTGTTTCCAAAATTATTCCTGGCGGTTTTATGTGGCAGCAAATATTATGGAGCAGCACCTTACTTGCAGCTGGCTTCTATAAGCGTTGTTTTTTTAGCGTTCATAAAATATTATGGTGTTATCATCGATTCCACCGGCAAGCCTGCCGTCAATTGTTTAACTACTACCATCATTGCATTAATACAGATCGGCTTATGCATTTTCTTTATTAAAAATTTTGCATTAATGGGAGCGGCATATGCTTTGCTAATAACACATGTCATTGGATTTATAATGACACAGTATATTCTGAGGCGGTCTTTCAATATTAATTTTCTCAATTGTTTTAAATATGCTTTTGATTTTTATCCAGAACTGTTTAAAATTGTTTTAGAAAAGATCGGGTTTAAACCTAAACTGGTTAAGCAACATGCAACAGAAGAATAA
- a CDS encoding exopolysaccharide transport family protein yields the protein MDLIYFFKVLYRRKWIIIGLSILAVIIAFVLLLNKKPLYESVAQYSTGFTAEKVRLTDGTSAVDLFSVDVKFNNVVETMKSPQVIGMISYRLLLHDLVNPPKAYKKLTVKNTQSQVYKEVNVENAKRILALKITNHELLNSEDPEERLLIEYLKLYNYDYEKLLENLNIERVQATDYIDINYHSPSAELSAFVVNQIGEEFLSYYKNLNSQRTEENAESIKELVQNQQNRVDSIGKVLLETKVSQGNIDPESKSSSAMKTVEQYEASLAEERGKYNEHSNKVTALQGQLNSLENSVSQSSASNSEVIQLTNRKNALMEELSRKGGNDAGLQQQISDLRTQIILKSNSSSSASKVNDQISDIRKELSDEQALMAASSATIDNYTGKIREFLGMANSDPGGGVKVDALKQQLEIENKQLSSAKEKFTQVQGLLKDDPTANFIQTRVGQPAVEPASKKTLVKMALSGISMAIFLALIFIFLEVFDPSVKTPSIFSKLSKTNVVAVLNHLKLKHTPVMDIIMQESDKDLKPRGIYKNNIRKLRHEFINSGKSIFLITSTQKQAGKSTVIEALATSLLLSKKKVLIIDLNCSHNTLTTKFNAEAFIQDAGDKVNYSLPLDKQNLWSSTPYDGLSIIGCNEIKSTPSEILYNIDMDKFLQELKKYFDFIIIEGASLNDYADSKELAGYAEGIFTVFSAEESISHADENSFQFAQNLHDKNFGVILNNISVENINS from the coding sequence ATGGACTTAATTTATTTCTTTAAGGTATTATACCGTCGCAAGTGGATAATAATAGGCTTGTCTATTTTAGCTGTGATTATCGCTTTTGTTTTATTGTTAAATAAAAAACCTCTGTATGAATCGGTAGCACAATATTCCACCGGCTTTACTGCGGAAAAAGTTAGACTGACAGACGGAACTTCCGCTGTAGATCTGTTTTCTGTGGATGTAAAATTTAATAACGTAGTTGAAACAATGAAATCTCCCCAGGTAATCGGGATGATCTCTTATCGTTTATTGCTTCACGACCTCGTAAATCCTCCTAAGGCATATAAAAAGCTAACAGTAAAAAATACCCAGAGCCAGGTTTACAAAGAAGTGAATGTGGAAAATGCAAAAAGAATTCTGGCATTAAAGATCACAAACCATGAATTATTGAATTCAGAAGATCCGGAAGAAAGATTGTTAATTGAATATCTTAAGCTCTATAATTATGATTATGAAAAATTATTAGAAAACTTAAACATTGAGAGAGTTCAGGCAACGGATTATATTGATATCAACTATCATTCTCCAAGCGCTGAGTTATCTGCATTTGTAGTAAATCAAATTGGAGAAGAATTTTTAAGTTATTATAAGAACTTAAACTCACAACGTACTGAAGAAAATGCTGAAAGCATTAAAGAGTTGGTACAAAATCAACAAAACAGGGTAGATAGTATTGGCAAGGTTTTATTGGAAACTAAGGTTAGCCAGGGAAATATAGATCCTGAAAGTAAATCCAGCAGCGCTATGAAAACCGTGGAGCAGTATGAAGCAAGCCTGGCGGAAGAAAGAGGAAAATATAATGAACATTCTAATAAAGTAACTGCTTTGCAAGGTCAGTTAAATTCGCTTGAAAATAGTGTTAGCCAAAGCAGTGCAAGCAACAGTGAGGTAATTCAATTAACCAATAGAAAAAATGCATTGATGGAAGAGCTTTCACGTAAAGGTGGAAACGATGCCGGATTGCAGCAACAAATAAGTGACCTGCGTACACAGATCATTTTAAAATCAAACAGCAGCTCTTCTGCCAGTAAAGTAAATGATCAGATCAGTGATATCAGAAAAGAGCTAAGCGATGAACAGGCATTAATGGCGGCTTCCAGCGCTACTATAGATAATTATACCGGTAAGATCCGTGAGTTCTTGGGAATGGCGAATTCTGATCCTGGTGGTGGAGTAAAAGTGGATGCCTTAAAGCAACAACTGGAAATTGAGAATAAACAATTATCATCTGCAAAAGAAAAATTCACGCAGGTACAGGGTTTATTAAAAGATGATCCTACTGCTAACTTTATTCAAACAAGGGTTGGTCAACCTGCTGTAGAACCGGCTTCTAAAAAAACATTGGTGAAGATGGCTTTGTCAGGAATATCCATGGCAATTTTTCTTGCCTTGATCTTTATTTTCCTGGAAGTATTTGATCCATCTGTTAAAACACCTTCTATCTTTTCTAAGTTAAGCAAAACAAATGTGGTGGCAGTATTGAATCATCTTAAATTGAAACATACGCCTGTTATGGATATTATAATGCAGGAGTCGGATAAAGATCTAAAACCTAGAGGCATTTATAAAAACAACATTCGCAAACTGCGCCATGAATTTATAAATAGCGGTAAAAGCATTTTTTTAATTACCAGCACGCAAAAACAAGCTGGTAAAAGTACAGTGATAGAAGCGCTAGCCACCAGCTTGTTATTAAGCAAGAAGAAGGTGCTTATCATTGATCTGAACTGCTCTCACAATACACTTACTACTAAATTTAATGCAGAAGCATTTATCCAGGATGCCGGCGATAAGGTCAATTATTCATTACCGTTAGATAAGCAAAATTTATGGAGCAGCACACCTTATGATGGATTAAGCATAATTGGCTGTAACGAAATTAAAAGCACGCCTTCCGAAATTTTATACAATATTGATATGGATAAATTTTTGCAGGAGCTGAAAAAATATTTTGATTTTATTATTATTGAAGGAGCATCTTTAAATGATTACGCCGATAGTAAAGAGCTGGCAGGATATGCAGAAGGAATTTTTACAGTGTTCTCTGCAGAAGAATCTATTTCACATGCAGACGAAAATTCATTTCAGTTTGCCCAAAACTTACATGACAAAAACTTTGGCGTTATACTGAATAATATCTCAGTAGAAAATATTAATTCCTGA